AGGGTCGCGAAATATTTGGTCAGATGACGGTTGAAGAAAACCTGCGTATTGGCTTGCGTTCACGCGGCGATGCAGTGAACGAGATCCCGCAGTCGATTTTTGAAATTTTTCCGGTTCTCAAAGACATGTTACACCGCCGCGGGGGTGACTTATCAGGCGGTCAACAACAGCAGTTGGCTATTGGTCGGGCGCTTGCGCTGAATCCGTCACTTTTGATTTTAGATGAACCAACAGAGGGAATTCAGCCGAATATTGTTGCAGAAATTGGTTCTGTCATTCGAAAACTGAACGAAGAAGATGGAATTACCATTTTGGTTGTTTCGCAGAAGCTTTCCTTCGTTCGAAAGATAGGCCATTCCTTTACAATTATGGATAAGGGACGAGCTGCCGCCGCAGGATCTTTGGACGAACTGACCGATGATCTGGTGAAGGAATATCTATCGGTTTGAAAGCTGACCTTAGAGTTTTTCTAACTCGCTTCTAAGCCAAAATATTCTCGGAAACCCACGACTGGCTGTGGCGAGGTGAACACGCGTTAGGTCTTTTTCTCGAGTCAGAGTATTAAGTGCGTGGCTCTGGATCCCAAACAAGTGTTCGGTTTGCTCTTGGCTAACCAATTCTCCCCATTTCTCTACGGCCTCTGCGAAATCCTTTTCAAAGGTCTCTCGCGCGAAACATGCCTTTATTTTTCTTTGTAGATAGATGGTGGCCTTGGTAGCAAAATGTTCATTGATGGTCTCAAAGAGCGGAATTGCTTCGAAGGAAACCGACCCTTTCGAACTGTAAGACCCATCGTGATAGGTGCTGTGAATGTGACGCCGGTATT
The DNA window shown above is from Deltaproteobacteria bacterium and carries:
- the urtE gene encoding urea ABC transporter ATP-binding subunit UrtE, whose translation is MLRIEKLNQFYGESHTLWDMGLEVEKGSCTCLMGRNGVGKTTLLKSMMGILPIESGKVSFQGRDLSKARAPERARAGIGYVPQGREIFGQMTVEENLRIGLRSRGDAVNEIPQSIFEIFPVLKDMLHRRGGDLSGGQQQQLAIGRALALNPSLLILDEPTEGIQPNIVAEIGSVIRKLNEEDGITILVVSQKLSFVRKIGHSFTIMDKGRAAAAGSLDELTDDLVKEYLSV